Within Synechococcus sp. NB0720_010, the genomic segment CAATCGCACCTGGGCGGCAACAACATTGCTGATGGGATCCTGCTGCAGATTCCACAGTTGGTTGCGCAAGCGTGAGCCGGAAATCACCTCACCGGGGTGTTCCAGGAAATAGCTCATCAGTTGCTGCTCTTTCGTGGAGAGCTCAATGCAAACCTCAGCTGCGGCTGTTGCCACGAGCAACTGCCCCGCGGCGAGATCCAGCCGGAAGCAACCGGCTTCCAGGAGCGGCGCCCGATAGCTGGGCTGTCGCCGCTGCAACGCCCGTACCCGTGCGAGCAGCTCCTCCATCGCGAAGGGCTTGCTCAGATAGTCGTCCGCGCCGACATCCAGGCCCTCAACCCGGTCGGCTGTTTCGTTACGGGCCGTGAGCAGCAAGAGCGGTAGCGCCAGGCCCCGCGATCGCGTTCGCCTGCACAGATCGAGGCCGCTGAGCTCCGGGAGCATCCAATCAAGAATTCCCAGGTCGTAGTGGGCCTGATCACTCCCCAGAAGCACCCAGCCGTCCTGACCGCTGACGCAGTGATCCACCACATGGCCCTGGCCCTCCAGGACTGCCTGGATGGATCGCGCTAGATCCATCTCGTCCTCCACCAACAGGATCCGCATGGGCATCGGCGTGGCGGATCAACAGGGCACAGATCTTAGTGAGGGCAGTGGATTTCATCTGTTTTTCATCCCGGTTGTGCCAACTTCCGCCTATCCAGTGCTTCCCCAGGCCTTTGCTTCCCCGAATCCTGCAGCTGGCGGCCAGCGCCAGCCTTGCTGCCACAGCCTTACTCGCAGCGCCCATCGCCACGCCCCTGGCCCTGGCGCATGTGGGCCATGGCGATGAATTTCAACAGCAGGGCGAGGCGCGGCAGGTGCGCCGCAACGCCGACACCGATGCCTTGCTGGGGGTGGCCACGGCGACGCCGGAAGACGGGCCGGATGGGCTGTCGGTTCCCTCCACCGCCCTGGTCGACGCCAACGGCAAGCCACTGCTGTTCGTGCAGACCCAGACCACCTACGACCCCGTGCTCGTGGTGACGGGGGGCAGGCAGGGCGACCGGGTTGTGATCAGCGAGGGCCTTGATCCCACCGACGAGGTCGTGATCTCCGGCGCCCTCTCGCTCTACGCGGAATCGAAAAAGACACAACAGGCTGAGCCGGCAGCAGACAACAAACCCGCTCCGCAACAGGAGCGCACAATGGCGAGCGAGTCCGCTCTGCCCGTCCCGGCCCTAGCAGCTGGCGCTGCTGTGGTGCTCGCCTCTGGTGCCATCTGGCTGACCCGCCGCAGGAAGACGGATGCTTGAGCGGTTGCTCAACACAACGCTGCGGTTTTCGATCGCTCGCCGCTGGCTGATCGTTGCCGCAGCCATCGCCATCAGCCTCTGGGGCCTGCTGGCGGTGAGCCAGATGCCCCTGGATGTGTTTCCCCCCTTCGCGCCGCCGCAGGTGGATGTGCAAACCAGCGCCGCTGGGCTCTCACCAGAGGAAGTGGAAACCCGCATCACGCTGCCGATCGAATCGGCAGTGAATGGCATTGCCGGGGTGGAGACCGTGCGCTCCTCCTCCAAGCCGGGTTTGTCGATGGTGCAGGTGGTGTTCAACCAGAACGCCGACATCTACCGCGCCCGCCAATCCGTGGCGGAGCGGCTGCAACAGGTGAGCGCCCAGCTGCCCGCCAACGCCGACGCTCCCGAGGTCTCCCCACTGGTCTCGCCACTGGGCACGATCCTGCAGGTTGCCTTCACGGTGACCGGCGATGGCGCCACATCGCTCATGGATCTGCAGCAGCTGATCCTGCGCTCTTACCGCCAGTCAATCCTGGCGGTGCCCGGCGTCGCCCAGGTCACGATCTACGGCGGCGATGAGCAGCAGTTTCAGGTGCTGCTTGATCCCCAGGAGCTGCAGGCTCAGGCTGTCTCGCTCCAGGCGGTGATGGAGGGTGTTGGCTCGGCGATGGCTACCAGCCCTGGGGGCTTCCTGATCGGGGGTGGCCAGGAGCGGTTGATTCGCCCCCTGGCTCAGGTTACGCAGGTGAGTGATCTCGCCGATGCGGCGGTGCAGAGCGAGCAGGGACGCCCGGTACTGCTCTCCACCTTGGGCCAGGTGAAGCGCGGTGTGGCGCTCAAACGCGGTGATGCCAGTTTCAACGGAAATCCCGCCGTTGTGCTGATGGTGATCAAGCAGCCCGATGTGGATACACCCACCGTGACTCGGGCGGTGGAGCAGCGGCTGACTGAGTTGAACCGCACGCTGCCTAACGATGTACAGGTCCAGACCACATTTCGTCAGAGCAATTTCATCGATAGTGCCATCCGCAATGTGAGCGAGTCGCTGCTCCAGGGGGTGGTGATCGTTTCGGTGGTGATCGTGCTGTTTCTCATGAACTGGCGCGCCGCCGTGATCAGCCTCAGCGCCATTCCGCTGTCACTGCTGATTGGCCTGATGTTGATGAAGAGCCTGGGCCTGGGCATCAACACCATGACCCTGGGTGGGCTGGTGGTGGCGATCGGTTCGGTGGTCGACGACTCGATCGTCGACATGGAGAACTGCTATCGGGGGCTGCGCCGCAACCGGGCCAGCGACACGCCCAAATCGCCCCTGCAGGTGGTGTTCGACACCTCGGTAGAGGTGCGCCAGCCCGTGCTGTTCTCCACCGTGATCATCGTGGTGGTGTTTGCGCCGATCTTTTCGCTCACCGGCGTGGAAGGGCGCATCTTTGCGCCGATGGGCCTGGCTTATCTTCTCTCCATCGCGGCCTCAACATTGGTGGCGGTGACCCTGTCACCCGCGTTGTGCGCGATCCTGCTTGCGCCTGCGGAGCTGCCAGAGGAGAACACCTGGCTGGCTAACCAGGCCGAGCGGCTCTACCGCCCGATCCTGGATCTAGTCCTGCGCTCACCCCAGCGGGTGCTGGCGATCGCACTGGCCCTGATCGTGGCAACCACCCTGATCTTGCCGGCCTTGGGGCGGGTCTTTCTTCCGGAATTCCGCGAAAAGTCATTGGTGAATTCGATGGTGTTGTATCCAGGTGTGTCGTTGGAGATGACCAACCGAGCGGGGCTTGCACTGACCCGTTCCCTGCAAGACAACCCTTTGTTTGAGTGGGTGCAGGTGCGCACGGGCCGCGCTCCCGGTGATGCCGATGGGGCCGGCGTGAACCTGGCTCATGTGGATGTGGAACTGAGCGATCAAGCCATGGCCAATCGGCCCGCTGCCATCGCCGAGCTGCGGCAGGCGTTTCAGAAGCTGCCCGGTGTGGCGCCCAACATCGGCGGCTTCATCTCGCATCGCATGGATGAGGTGCTCTCGGGGGTGCGCAGTGCCATTGCAATCAAGATCTACGGCACCGATTTAGGCGAACTG encodes:
- the rppA gene encoding two-component system response regulator RppA, whose protein sequence is MPMRILLVEDEMDLARSIQAVLEGQGHVVDHCVSGQDGWVLLGSDQAHYDLGILDWMLPELSGLDLCRRTRSRGLALPLLLLTARNETADRVEGLDVGADDYLSKPFAMEELLARVRALQRRQPSYRAPLLEAGCFRLDLAAGQLLVATAAAEVCIELSTKEQQLMSYFLEHPGEVISGSRLRNQLWNLQQDPISNVVAAQVRLLRRKLASHGLASPIETIPSKGYRLNPHAAVLL
- a CDS encoding efflux RND transporter permease subunit encodes the protein MLERLLNTTLRFSIARRWLIVAAAIAISLWGLLAVSQMPLDVFPPFAPPQVDVQTSAAGLSPEEVETRITLPIESAVNGIAGVETVRSSSKPGLSMVQVVFNQNADIYRARQSVAERLQQVSAQLPANADAPEVSPLVSPLGTILQVAFTVTGDGATSLMDLQQLILRSYRQSILAVPGVAQVTIYGGDEQQFQVLLDPQELQAQAVSLQAVMEGVGSAMATSPGGFLIGGGQERLIRPLAQVTQVSDLADAAVQSEQGRPVLLSTLGQVKRGVALKRGDASFNGNPAVVLMVIKQPDVDTPTVTRAVEQRLTELNRTLPNDVQVQTTFRQSNFIDSAIRNVSESLLQGVVIVSVVIVLFLMNWRAAVISLSAIPLSLLIGLMLMKSLGLGINTMTLGGLVVAIGSVVDDSIVDMENCYRGLRRNRASDTPKSPLQVVFDTSVEVRQPVLFSTVIIVVVFAPIFSLTGVEGRIFAPMGLAYLLSIAASTLVAVTLSPALCAILLAPAELPEENTWLANQAERLYRPILDLVLRSPQRVLAIALALIVATTLILPALGRVFLPEFREKSLVNSMVLYPGVSLEMTNRAGLALTRSLQDNPLFEWVQVRTGRAPGDADGAGVNLAHVDVELSDQAMANRPAAIAELRQAFQKLPGVAPNIGGFISHRMDEVLSGVRSAIAIKIYGTDLGELRRIGEAVEKAIKPIDGVVDLQLEPQLPIPQVQIHYDRPLAAALGLTVEELSQAVEIALNGKVVGHVVEGGVRSDVLVQLQENARQNLEAIRSLPVAFSNGMTVPLGSVAWVEEGLGANIVNREDVSRLIVVSANVNGRPLGSVVKDIQRTITRDVRLPQGYTIRYGGQFESEERATASLVFYSAVAAVVIGVLMVISVKSVPATVAIMLNLPLALIGGVVAVLLTGGVLSIASLIGFITLFGIAVRNGLLLVDNYNRRHGAGQPLGEVIREGSLERLNAILMTALSSALGALPLALAFGAGNEILQPLAVVVLGGLITSTALTLLVLPALYARFGHWLLPARDGSASSLASLPS